Proteins from a genomic interval of Paenibacillus lentus:
- a CDS encoding DegV family protein produces MAQVKIFADSTSDLPASWATDYGIGIIPLYVVFDDQTYRDGIDITPVGIYERVAAAGSLPKTTAPSPKDFIDAFAPHIAEGYDIVYISISSSLSSTYQNALIAAEEFPEGRVQVVDSLNLCSGIGLLVMKAIRASQQGHSAVEIAALLERSRQLVNTEFVIDTLEYLYKGGRCSGMQNFIGSLLQIRPVLRVVDGSIIPAYKIRGKKEKAVQQMLDNALAKKDQMDDDLIIVAHTLAEEEARRLAAILREQTPAREVAIAEAGCVISSHCGPHTVAIMYMSKGSEERIG; encoded by the coding sequence ATGGCACAAGTTAAAATTTTTGCGGACAGCACATCCGATCTGCCGGCGTCTTGGGCCACAGATTACGGTATCGGCATCATTCCGCTATATGTCGTCTTTGATGACCAAACCTATCGGGACGGTATCGACATTACTCCGGTCGGCATTTACGAGAGAGTCGCTGCCGCTGGGAGCTTACCGAAAACGACAGCCCCTTCTCCCAAAGACTTTATAGACGCCTTTGCACCACATATTGCAGAAGGATATGATATCGTCTATATCAGCATTTCGTCCAGTCTATCTTCTACATATCAGAACGCGCTCATCGCCGCGGAGGAATTTCCAGAAGGACGAGTGCAAGTCGTAGACTCGCTTAATTTATGCAGCGGCATCGGCCTGCTTGTGATGAAAGCAATCAGAGCTTCACAGCAAGGGCATAGCGCCGTGGAGATCGCAGCTTTGCTTGAACGCTCCAGACAGTTAGTCAATACCGAATTTGTCATTGATACGCTGGAATATCTGTACAAGGGGGGGCGCTGCTCGGGCATGCAGAACTTCATTGGCAGCTTGCTTCAAATACGGCCCGTACTTAGAGTCGTTGACGGCAGCATTATTCCTGCCTACAAAATCCGCGGCAAGAAGGAAAAGGCTGTTCAACAAATGCTCGACAACGCTCTTGCCAAAAAAGATCAAATGGACGATGATTTAATTATCGTAGCCCACACCCTAGCTGAAGAAGAGGCACGCCGACTGGCAGCAATTCTCAGAGAACAGACCCCGGCGCGCGAGGTGGCAATTGCCGAAGCAGGCTGCGTCATATCCAGTCACTGCGGTCCCCACACCGTGGCGATTATGTATATGAGCAAGGGCTCCGAGGAACGAATCGGATAA
- a CDS encoding PAS domain S-box protein, with translation MINDKNGLLRQLLLEGGTYKSLYVHHPDAICVIDVEGNYVDANPATEKMTGYPPEQFVQLPLERLFCEEERKKREECFGRALERESGYFQASFTHKNGRIREAHITYVPIVHEDEVIGVYSISKDITEVRAVEESLRQSQQLYELVSNYAEDVVASTDLKGKCLSISPAIRSQASIEFNSTGIPVRMIGVVQDITERQKIEAALRESERQFRLISEYSMDLIARHTADEEAVFLFASQSSVTLLGYEPEEMVGCSVYEFFHPEDVPVVKAYLESQMKSRQVYTVTYRIRCKDGQYIWFESTGRYRYDQLTGEIAEMIVISRDVTERKESERRLQESQQRYKSLFEYSPASVYSMDLLGRYLTLNSNFELLTGYNRDDLTTMSFHDLIDPADLVNTIHHFELAKEGKPQTYETVVINKEGKKIEIAVTNVPIMVDKRVVGVYGLVNDITERKRYVEQIEKLSYQHSLILGSVSEGIYGLDENGRTVFINKAAANMLGYEQEDFIGQSDHSLIHHTTSEGTDYPAKLCPIIQTMKDGISRAVNEDVFWRRDGSSFLVQYTVNPMVERGQIVGAVVVFHDITGEREILRAKESAERTALAKSEFLATMSHEIRTPMNGVIGMTDLLLETELNEEQRYYADIISSSSQALLAILDDVLDFSKIEAGKMALEYELFDLNACVESAVELFLPSADKKNIALTYYIGPHVPELIVSDPVRLRQILVNLIGNALKFTEQGEIIIMIARQEMQTPSSLLLEISVSDTGIGIPEDQQYKLFQSFSQLHPVVNRKYGGTGLGLAICKKMVELMGGTISVDSKEGEGSTFRFTLICGERENEEEGATGRQVEQQVCTDESAKPDYNFALLKAEEEAAAATIEKTDSMQACDADGGKQNSSIRREGQLSLLVAEDHPVNCQIFVQMLEKLGYAPHVAHNGVEAVEAVSNQTYDLIFMDIEMPVMDGIKASRLIRQWVPVEQMPVIIGMSSNEIIEQQRERCLASGMAGLLSKPLCGNEVAVLLREWSHRLGKSNA, from the coding sequence GTGATCAACGATAAAAATGGACTACTTCGGCAATTACTGTTAGAAGGGGGAACATATAAGTCATTGTATGTTCATCACCCGGATGCCATTTGTGTCATTGATGTGGAAGGGAATTATGTGGACGCCAATCCGGCAACCGAGAAAATGACGGGCTACCCGCCTGAACAATTTGTACAGCTGCCGCTGGAGCGACTGTTCTGTGAGGAAGAAAGAAAGAAGAGGGAGGAATGCTTTGGACGGGCACTGGAGCGAGAGTCCGGATATTTCCAGGCATCCTTCACGCATAAGAACGGCCGAATTCGTGAGGCTCACATTACCTATGTACCGATCGTTCACGAGGACGAAGTGATTGGGGTATATTCGATATCTAAAGATATCACAGAGGTCAGGGCTGTGGAGGAGAGCCTGAGGCAGTCCCAGCAGCTTTATGAACTGGTATCCAATTATGCAGAGGATGTCGTTGCATCCACGGATCTGAAGGGAAAATGCCTGTCAATCTCACCGGCGATTCGCTCTCAAGCGTCGATTGAATTCAATTCGACTGGTATCCCTGTAAGGATGATCGGGGTGGTGCAGGATATTACGGAGCGTCAGAAGATTGAGGCTGCATTGCGGGAGAGCGAGCGGCAGTTTCGGCTCATCTCCGAATATTCCATGGATTTGATTGCTCGGCACACTGCGGATGAGGAGGCGGTATTCTTATTCGCCTCGCAGTCCTCGGTCACCTTGCTCGGGTATGAGCCCGAGGAAATGGTCGGCTGCAGCGTTTATGAATTTTTTCATCCAGAGGACGTGCCGGTGGTTAAGGCGTATTTGGAGTCGCAGATGAAATCCCGCCAAGTTTATACAGTAACTTATCGCATTCGCTGTAAGGACGGGCAGTATATTTGGTTTGAAAGCACAGGGAGATACCGATACGATCAATTAACCGGAGAAATCGCTGAGATGATCGTCATTTCACGGGATGTGACTGAGCGCAAAGAAAGCGAACGGAGGTTGCAGGAAAGCCAGCAGCGCTATAAATCTTTGTTCGAATACAGTCCTGCCAGCGTATATTCCATGGATTTGCTGGGCCGGTATTTGACGTTGAATTCAAACTTCGAGCTGCTCACGGGTTATAATCGGGATGACCTTACGACAATGAGCTTTCACGACCTTATCGACCCGGCAGATCTCGTCAATACGATTCATCATTTTGAGCTGGCGAAGGAAGGGAAGCCGCAAACCTATGAAACCGTAGTTATCAATAAAGAGGGAAAAAAGATCGAAATTGCGGTTACAAATGTACCGATCATGGTAGATAAGCGCGTTGTCGGAGTGTATGGCTTAGTTAACGACATTACGGAAAGAAAGCGTTATGTGGAGCAGATTGAAAAGCTCAGCTACCAGCATTCGCTTATTTTGGGATCCGTATCCGAAGGGATTTACGGTCTTGATGAGAATGGAAGAACGGTCTTTATTAACAAGGCTGCTGCGAATATGCTTGGATATGAACAGGAGGATTTCATCGGGCAATCCGATCATTCTTTGATCCATCATACGACCAGCGAGGGAACGGACTACCCGGCGAAGCTGTGTCCGATTATTCAAACGATGAAGGACGGGATTTCACGGGCGGTGAACGAGGATGTATTCTGGAGAAGGGATGGCTCCAGCTTTCTAGTACAGTATACGGTGAATCCGATGGTTGAAAGAGGGCAAATTGTGGGTGCAGTCGTTGTATTTCACGATATAACGGGAGAACGGGAGATTTTGCGCGCGAAGGAGTCTGCAGAACGAACGGCGCTCGCGAAATCGGAGTTTTTGGCCACGATGAGTCATGAGATTCGGACTCCGATGAATGGCGTCATCGGCATGACTGATTTACTGCTGGAGACGGAGCTTAATGAGGAACAGCGGTATTATGCAGATATTATCTCGAGCAGCAGTCAGGCGCTTTTAGCGATTTTGGACGATGTACTGGATTTCAGCAAAATTGAGGCAGGAAAAATGGCGCTCGAATATGAGTTATTTGATTTAAATGCCTGTGTAGAAAGTGCCGTAGAGCTGTTTTTGCCTAGCGCAGACAAGAAGAATATTGCACTTACCTATTATATCGGTCCCCACGTGCCAGAGCTTATCGTTAGTGATCCCGTGCGATTACGGCAAATCCTCGTTAATTTAATTGGTAATGCTTTGAAATTTACGGAGCAGGGGGAAATTATCATCATGATTGCTAGACAAGAGATGCAAACTCCTTCATCTCTGCTGCTGGAAATTAGCGTATCAGATACGGGGATCGGCATTCCAGAGGATCAGCAATATAAATTATTCCAATCCTTCTCTCAGCTTCATCCTGTGGTGAATCGCAAATACGGGGGAACGGGACTTGGATTGGCTATATGTAAGAAAATGGTCGAATTGATGGGTGGGACGATTTCGGTAGATAGTAAGGAAGGGGAGGGCTCGACGTTTCGATTTACGCTGATTTGCGGCGAGCGGGAGAATGAAGAAGAGGGAGCGACGGGACGACAGGTTGAACAGCAAGTTTGCACCGACGAATCAGCAAAGCCTGATTATAATTTCGCTCTTTTGAAAGCGGAAGAGGAAGCTGCTGCTGCAACTATCGAAAAGACGGATTCGATGCAAGCATGTGATGCAGACGGGGGGAAACAGAACAGCTCGATCAGACGGGAGGGTCAACTATCGCTGCTGGTAGCAGAGGATCATCCGGTAAACTGTCAAATTTTTGTCCAAATGCTTGAGAAGCTCGGCTATGCGCCTCATGTTGCCCATAATGGTGTGGAAGCGGTAGAGGCTGTATCTAATCAGACCTATGATTTGATATTCATGGACATTGAGATGCCGGTGATGGACGGAATCAAGGCCTCGCGTTTAATCAGACAGTGGGTGCCGGTGGAGCAAATGCCTGTTATCATCGGCATGAGCAGTAATGAAATCATCGAGCAGCAGCGCGAACGCTGTTTGGCTAGCGGAATGGCAGGACTTTTAAGCAAGCCACTCTGCGGGAATGAGGTTGCTGTATTGCTGAGAGAGTGGAGCCATAGGCTCGGTAAATCCAATGCCTAA
- a CDS encoding DUF423 domain-containing protein: MQRKIAGIGAIIMLLAVALGAFGAHVLEPIIQDSIETYKTGVQYHMIHGIGIILVALAAGIWGESGKLRWSAWLFLIGIVLFSGSLYLLSVMGWRWLGPITPLGGVSFIAGWLLLALSAWDQTGQK, from the coding sequence ATGCAGCGAAAAATAGCTGGAATAGGAGCAATAATTATGCTGTTGGCCGTTGCTCTTGGCGCTTTTGGAGCTCATGTGCTGGAGCCGATCATTCAAGACTCGATCGAGACGTACAAGACTGGGGTTCAATATCATATGATCCATGGCATAGGAATAATCCTCGTTGCGTTAGCAGCCGGTATATGGGGGGAGAGTGGAAAGCTGCGCTGGTCGGCCTGGCTGTTCTTGATTGGAATCGTATTGTTCTCCGGTAGCCTCTACCTGCTATCGGTGATGGGCTGGAGATGGCTGGGTCCCATCACTCCGCTTGGGGGAGTTTCTTTCATTGCTGGATGGCTTCTGCTTGCCCTATCGGCGTGGGACCAGACAGGACAAAAATAA
- the mtnA gene encoding S-methyl-5-thioribose-1-phosphate isomerase, with protein MTTEPHNNNTDLSLAKQQSNKPLLSLCWDQGKLLMLDQRLLPEKIVFLELTTPEEVWEGIHTMKVRGAPAIGIAAAYGVVLGAYSFQGDNNKHWLEHVLAAADHLATSRPTAVNLFWALDRMKERAAQLAKDQSSRALRNEGLLAEAVAIHREDEEVCRKIGQHALPLFNSGMGVLTHCNAGGLATAKYGTALAPFYLAQEQGISLKIYANETRPVLQGARLTAFELQQAGIDVTLLCDNMAGLVMSKGWIDAVIVGTDRVAANGDVANKIGTYSLAVLAKAHNIPFYVASPLSTIDLDTESGELIPIEERPEHEVTEGFGKRTAPSGIKVFNPSFDVTPHHLITAIITEKGIIKPPFRDNLAALLKP; from the coding sequence ATGACAACTGAGCCTCATAACAATAACACCGATCTCTCCCTAGCAAAGCAGCAAAGCAACAAGCCTCTGCTTAGTCTCTGCTGGGATCAGGGCAAGCTCCTGATGCTTGATCAGCGACTGCTGCCTGAGAAGATCGTTTTTCTAGAATTAACGACTCCAGAAGAGGTATGGGAAGGTATACATACCATGAAGGTGCGGGGAGCTCCAGCTATCGGCATCGCTGCGGCCTATGGCGTGGTGCTGGGAGCGTACTCCTTCCAAGGAGACAACAACAAGCACTGGCTGGAGCACGTACTGGCTGCTGCCGATCATTTGGCCACGTCGCGCCCGACGGCGGTTAACCTGTTCTGGGCGCTTGACCGAATGAAAGAGCGGGCTGCACAGCTCGCGAAGGATCAGAGCAGCCGCGCTTTACGTAATGAGGGATTGCTGGCAGAAGCGGTGGCGATTCATCGGGAAGATGAAGAAGTATGCCGAAAAATCGGACAGCATGCACTCCCCCTGTTTAATTCAGGGATGGGAGTCCTTACTCATTGCAATGCCGGAGGCCTGGCTACCGCCAAATACGGCACGGCTTTAGCCCCATTTTATCTCGCGCAGGAGCAAGGTATATCCCTTAAAATATACGCCAACGAAACAAGGCCTGTTCTTCAGGGGGCAAGACTGACCGCCTTCGAGCTACAGCAGGCTGGCATCGATGTAACCCTGCTCTGCGACAACATGGCCGGCCTAGTCATGTCCAAAGGCTGGATTGATGCTGTCATCGTAGGGACAGACCGAGTTGCCGCTAACGGCGATGTGGCAAATAAAATCGGGACATACAGCCTTGCTGTGTTGGCGAAAGCCCACAACATTCCATTCTACGTGGCTTCGCCATTGTCCACGATCGATCTGGATACAGAGAGCGGAGAGCTCATTCCTATTGAGGAACGTCCGGAGCATGAAGTAACTGAAGGGTTTGGTAAAAGAACGGCACCATCCGGCATTAAAGTATTCAATCCTTCCTTTGATGTTACTCCGCATCATTTAATAACGGCCATTATTACAGAGAAAGGGATCATTAAACCCCCATTTCGTGACAATTTGGCAGCCTTGTTGAAGCCCTAG
- the yhbH gene encoding sporulation protein YhbH, producing the protein MSSAPGPHSFIVSKEDWSLHRKGYQDQQRHQEKVREVIRQNLPDLVTEESIIMSDGKGIVKIPLRNLEEYRFIHNYQKHKHVGQGDGDSQVGDILAEDSPNEGGKGSKAGNKAGQDVVEAEISIEDLEEMLFDELELPFMEEKNKEELETTSVRFNDVRKKGLMSNIDKKRTILENLRRNATSGSPGIHGISPDDLRYKTWEDVIVPRSSAVIIAMMDTSGSMGTFEKYCARSFFFWMTRFLRRQYEKVEIVFLAHHTEAKEVSEEEFFTRGESGGTICSSVYQKALEIIDSRYPSSSYNIYPFHFSDGDNLTSDNDRCIKLIGELLERCNMFGYGEVNQYNRGSTLMSAYRHIKQEKFMHYVIKEKGEVYNALKRFFHRREGGSAS; encoded by the coding sequence ATGTCATCTGCACCTGGCCCGCATTCGTTCATTGTTTCAAAGGAAGATTGGTCCCTTCATCGCAAAGGCTATCAGGACCAGCAACGCCATCAAGAGAAAGTGCGGGAAGTGATCAGACAAAATCTCCCGGATCTTGTCACCGAGGAGAGCATAATCATGTCCGACGGTAAAGGGATCGTCAAAATCCCTCTCCGCAACTTGGAGGAATACCGATTTATCCATAACTATCAAAAACATAAGCACGTAGGACAGGGCGACGGAGACAGCCAAGTAGGAGATATACTCGCCGAAGATAGTCCGAATGAAGGCGGCAAAGGGAGCAAAGCAGGCAATAAAGCCGGGCAAGACGTCGTCGAAGCCGAGATTAGCATCGAGGATTTGGAGGAGATGCTGTTCGATGAGCTCGAACTGCCCTTCATGGAGGAGAAAAACAAGGAAGAACTCGAGACGACCTCCGTCCGTTTTAACGATGTCCGTAAAAAAGGGCTCATGTCCAATATCGACAAAAAGCGCACCATTCTTGAAAATCTACGCCGTAATGCCACATCTGGATCGCCCGGAATTCATGGCATTTCGCCGGACGATTTGCGCTACAAAACATGGGAGGACGTCATCGTGCCGAGATCTAGCGCCGTCATCATAGCAATGATGGATACCTCGGGATCGATGGGTACGTTCGAGAAATATTGCGCCCGCAGCTTCTTTTTTTGGATGACCCGTTTTCTTAGACGTCAATACGAAAAAGTCGAAATCGTTTTCCTGGCCCACCATACCGAGGCAAAAGAGGTTAGCGAGGAAGAATTTTTCACTAGAGGGGAAAGCGGTGGCACGATATGCTCTTCCGTATATCAGAAAGCGCTGGAGATTATCGATTCCCGTTATCCCTCCTCCAGCTATAACATTTATCCCTTCCACTTTTCCGATGGTGACAATTTAACCTCTGACAATGACCGCTGCATTAAGCTAATCGGCGAATTATTGGAGCGCTGCAACATGTTTGGTTATGGCGAGGTCAATCAATATAACCGAGGCAGCACGTTGATGTCGGCCTATCGCCACATTAAACAGGAGAAATTTATGCATTACGTTATCAAAGAAAAAGGCGAGGTATACAACGCATTGAAGCGATTTTTTCACCGCCGGGAAGGAGGTAGCGCCAGTTGA
- the mtnK gene encoding S-methyl-5-thioribose kinase codes for MSLYHAFSPEDAIAYAKSITGFFAANALLACEEIGDGNLNLVFRISDPQQNRSLIIKQALPYAKVVGESWPLSLDRARIEREALEIQHQLCPELVPAIYGGDNELAITVMEDLSDYTILRQGLIDGNTYDNFAEHIGLFIATTLFYTSDLGMNQQDKKLRSARFANPDLCKITEDLIFEDPYRNADNNNFTEDIRSEAEKLWQDHALHLEVALLREKFLTHGEALLHGDLHTGSIFVTSDSTKVIDPEFAYYGPIGFDIGAVIANLLLNYAAQPGWCDNHDILQERRAWLLSTINGVWNHFEQNFRKLWDANGIDFMSKTPGYQDLYMRKILQDTIGFAGCKVIRRIVGLSHVADIDTIESELHRRQAKITALEIGKRLVKQGRMAASIAEVIEWAEAAAAKEGANV; via the coding sequence ATGTCCTTATATCATGCCTTTTCACCAGAGGATGCCATAGCCTATGCCAAGTCGATTACCGGTTTTTTCGCCGCGAATGCCCTACTTGCTTGTGAAGAGATTGGGGACGGTAATTTGAATCTGGTGTTCAGAATTTCCGACCCGCAGCAAAATAGGAGTCTAATCATCAAACAGGCCCTGCCTTATGCCAAAGTCGTTGGAGAATCATGGCCGCTTAGCCTCGATCGCGCCCGCATCGAACGGGAAGCGCTGGAAATTCAGCACCAGCTCTGCCCTGAGCTCGTCCCAGCAATCTATGGGGGAGATAACGAGCTGGCGATTACCGTCATGGAGGACTTGTCAGACTATACGATTCTGCGCCAAGGTCTAATCGACGGAAACACCTACGACAATTTTGCAGAGCATATCGGCCTTTTTATCGCTACCACACTGTTCTACACCTCTGACCTGGGGATGAATCAGCAGGACAAAAAGCTGCGATCCGCGCGTTTTGCTAATCCTGATTTGTGCAAAATTACCGAGGACCTCATTTTTGAGGATCCGTACCGAAATGCGGATAATAACAACTTTACAGAAGACATTCGTTCGGAAGCCGAGAAGCTGTGGCAGGATCATGCCCTCCATCTGGAAGTGGCCTTGCTTCGAGAGAAGTTTCTTACGCACGGAGAGGCGCTGCTCCATGGCGATTTGCATACCGGCAGCATCTTCGTCACCTCCGACTCCACCAAAGTGATCGATCCCGAATTTGCCTACTACGGACCGATCGGCTTTGATATTGGGGCTGTTATCGCAAATTTACTGTTGAATTACGCTGCACAGCCCGGCTGGTGCGACAATCATGATATTTTACAGGAGCGCCGGGCATGGCTTCTTTCAACCATTAACGGCGTATGGAATCATTTTGAGCAAAATTTCCGCAAGCTTTGGGATGCAAACGGCATAGACTTCATGTCGAAGACGCCTGGTTACCAAGATCTCTACATGAGAAAAATACTCCAGGACACAATCGGCTTTGCTGGCTGCAAAGTGATTCGCCGAATCGTGGGACTATCTCATGTCGCGGACATTGATACGATTGAAAGTGAACTACACCGCCGTCAAGCTAAGATCACGGCACTGGAGATCGGCAAACGGCTTGTAAAGCAAGGCAGAATGGCGGCTTCCATAGCCGAGGTGATTGAATGGGCCGAAGCGGCCGCAGCCAAGGAAGGTGCTAACGTATGA
- a CDS encoding DegV family protein, translated as MRTIKIFADSTCDLPEAWIKDYDIGIVPLYVTFENEMFKDGVDLTTPQLYSKVAKSGRLPKTAAPSPADFIQAFTPAIEQGQQILYISLSSELSSTYQNALIAAEEFEEGQVTVFDSLNLSTGIGLLVMKAVRAADKGQSIAEIVALLEKTRPQVETEFVIDSLDYLYKGGRCSGMQNLVGSLLKIRPVIKVIDGKMTPASKIRGSREKVLEQLLNNALAKIDDMDNDLIFITHSLADEDALHLQEILQSKTKAREVAISDAGCVISSHCGAKTIGILYTKSIK; from the coding sequence TTGCGAACCATAAAAATATTTGCGGACAGTACCTGCGATCTGCCAGAAGCATGGATCAAGGATTACGATATCGGCATCGTTCCGCTTTACGTAACGTTTGAGAACGAAATGTTCAAGGACGGAGTCGATCTTACAACGCCGCAGTTGTATAGCAAAGTAGCGAAGAGCGGCCGCCTGCCGAAGACGGCAGCACCGTCTCCCGCCGATTTTATCCAGGCCTTCACCCCTGCGATTGAGCAAGGACAGCAAATTTTGTACATTAGTTTGTCTTCTGAATTATCTTCTACTTATCAGAATGCCCTTATCGCAGCTGAAGAGTTTGAGGAGGGGCAGGTCACTGTTTTTGACTCGCTCAACCTATCCACCGGAATTGGATTGCTCGTCATGAAAGCAGTCAGAGCCGCAGATAAAGGCCAAAGCATAGCTGAAATTGTTGCCTTGCTGGAGAAGACAAGGCCCCAAGTTGAAACGGAATTCGTTATAGACTCCCTGGATTACTTATATAAAGGCGGCAGATGTTCCGGAATGCAGAACTTGGTAGGAAGCCTGCTTAAAATCCGGCCAGTCATCAAAGTTATTGACGGAAAGATGACACCCGCCTCGAAAATCCGCGGCAGCCGCGAGAAAGTACTCGAGCAATTGCTTAACAATGCGCTGGCCAAAATCGATGACATGGACAATGACTTAATATTTATTACCCATTCATTAGCAGATGAAGATGCCCTTCATCTGCAGGAAATATTGCAATCGAAAACAAAGGCCAGAGAAGTCGCCATATCCGATGCAGGATGTGTCATTTCCAGCCATTGCGGAGCCAAGACAATCGGAATTTTATATACAAAATCGATTAAATAG
- a CDS encoding SpoVR family protein, which translates to MKQLEYAIAEIMEIADGFGLDYYPMRYEICPADIIYTFGAYGMPTRFSHWSFGKIFNKMKMQYDFGLSKIYELVINSNPCYAFLLEGNSLIQNKLIVAHVLAHCDFFKNNLRFSATNRDMVESMSATAERISKYVLIHGVDAVELFIDAALAIQEHVDPQLIRPFRYDKRQQTEELIRRAKQTGTQPENKGPYEDLWSLEKRSDSEEPGKGSANFPPQPEKDMMWFIQEYSETLEDWQRDILSMLREEMLYFWPQMETKIMNEGWASYWHQRILREMDLTSEESVEYAKLNASVVQPSRHTLNPYYLGLKIFEDIERRWDHPTEEEQRRFGRQPGEGREKIFEVRELDSDISFLRSYLTKQLVHDLDLYIFEKQGPEWKITDKSWENVRDQLVKSRINAGAPYIVVQDGNFNRAGELMLKHQYEGIELDLKYLERTLPHVQRLWGRTVHLESVVEDKKAVFSYDGEKHYRKLI; encoded by the coding sequence ATGAAGCAGCTGGAATATGCCATTGCCGAAATCATGGAGATTGCCGACGGGTTCGGACTCGATTATTATCCGATGCGCTATGAAATTTGTCCGGCGGACATCATTTACACGTTCGGCGCTTACGGTATGCCGACGCGGTTCAGTCATTGGAGTTTTGGAAAAATATTCAATAAAATGAAAATGCAATATGACTTTGGCCTTAGCAAAATATACGAGCTTGTCATCAACTCCAACCCCTGCTACGCCTTCCTGTTAGAGGGGAACTCCTTGATTCAGAACAAATTGATCGTAGCCCATGTGCTGGCTCACTGCGATTTTTTCAAAAATAACTTGCGGTTCTCGGCCACAAATCGGGACATGGTCGAGAGCATGTCCGCCACCGCTGAGCGCATAAGCAAATATGTGCTTATCCACGGTGTTGATGCCGTAGAATTGTTCATCGATGCAGCTCTCGCTATTCAGGAGCATGTCGACCCGCAATTGATTCGGCCATTTCGTTATGATAAACGTCAGCAAACGGAGGAATTAATACGAAGGGCAAAACAGACCGGGACACAGCCTGAGAACAAGGGGCCGTATGAGGATCTCTGGAGCCTAGAGAAGCGCAGCGATTCAGAAGAGCCAGGGAAGGGCTCCGCTAACTTCCCTCCTCAGCCGGAGAAGGATATGATGTGGTTCATCCAGGAATACTCTGAGACGCTGGAGGATTGGCAGCGGGATATCCTCAGCATGCTTAGAGAAGAGATGCTGTACTTTTGGCCTCAAATGGAAACGAAGATTATGAATGAGGGCTGGGCCTCCTATTGGCACCAACGCATTTTGCGTGAAATGGATCTGACTAGCGAGGAATCCGTAGAGTACGCCAAACTCAACGCCTCGGTCGTTCAGCCATCTCGCCACACTTTGAACCCCTACTACTTAGGCCTGAAAATATTCGAGGATATCGAGCGGCGATGGGATCATCCGACCGAGGAAGAACAGCGGCGCTTCGGGCGCCAGCCCGGAGAAGGGCGCGAAAAAATTTTTGAGGTACGCGAACTGGATTCCGATATTTCATTTCTACGCAGCTATTTAACCAAGCAACTCGTGCACGATCTCGATCTTTACATTTTTGAAAAACAAGGACCCGAATGGAAGATTACCGACAAGAGCTGGGAGAATGTCCGAGATCAATTGGTAAAATCGCGGATCAACGCAGGAGCCCCCTACATCGTCGTTCAAGACGGTAATTTCAACCGTGCGGGGGAGCTTATGCTTAAACACCAATATGAGGGCATTGAGCTCGATTTGAAATACCTGGAAAGGACACTCCCTCATGTACAGCGTCTCTGGGGACGCACCGTGCATTTGGAAAGCGTCGTCGAGGATAAGAAAGCCGTCTTCAGCTATGATGGCGAGAAGCATTATCGCAAGCTGATTTAA